A genomic region of Glycine max cultivar Williams 82 chromosome 15, Glycine_max_v4.0, whole genome shotgun sequence contains the following coding sequences:
- the DES1.2 gene encoding sphingolipid delta(4)-desaturase DES1-like, whose amino-acid sequence MGRGEDREGVAVAGGFFWSYTDEPHATRRRQILSKYPQIKQLFGPDHSAFFKISGVVLLQLGTGALLHDAGWLKIFLVAYFFGSFLNHNLFLAIHELSHNLAFSTPVYNRWLGIFANLPIGVPMSVTFQKYHLEHHRFQGVDGIDMDVPSLTEVRLVKNIIAKTIWVFLQLFFYALRPLFLKPKPPGIWEFINFSVQIALDVSMVYFFGWKALAYLILSTFVGGGMHPMAGHFISEHYVFNPDQETYSYYGPLNYLTWHVGYHNEHHDFPRIPGNKLHKVKEIAPEFYDNLASYRSWSQIIYMYIMDRTVGPFSRMKRKSSKAE is encoded by the exons ATGGGTAGAGGAGAAGATCGAGAAGGGGTCGCAGTAGCCGGGGGCTTCTTCTGGTCCTACACAGACGAACCCCATGCCACACGACGTCGTCAGATCCTCTCCAAATACCCTCAAATCAAACAACTCTTTGGCCCCGACCACTCTGCTTTCTTCAAG ATTAGTGGAGTTGTTCTGCTTCAGCTTGGTACGGGTGCTTTACTTCATGATGCTGGCTGGCTGAAGATATTTTTAGTAGCATACTTTTTTGGTTCTTTTCTCAACCACAATCTCTTTTTGGCTATCCACGAGTTGAGTCACAACCTGGCCTTCTCAACCCCAGTCTACAACCGTTGGTTGGGGATTTTTGCTAACCTCCCTATAGGTGTGCCCATGTCTGTTACCTTCCAAAAGTATCACTTGGAGCACCACCGCTTCCAAGGTGTAGATGGCATTGATATGGATGTCCCTAGCCTCACTGAAGTCCGTCttgtgaaaaatattattgcaaAAACCATTTGGGTCTTTTTACAGCTCTTTTTTTATGCACTTAGACCTCTCTTTCTTAAGCCAAAGCCTCCTGGCATTTGGGAATTCATCAACTTCTCTGTTCAGATAGCACTTGATGTGTCAATGGTTTACTTTTTTGGCTGGAAAGCCCTTGCCTATTTGATACTTTCCACTTTTGTTGGTGGTGGGATGCATCCAATGGCTGGTCACTTCATTTCCGAGCATTATGTGTTCAATCCTGACCAGGAGACTTATTCTTACTATGGACCTCTGAATTATCTCACTTGGCATGTGGGATACCATAATGAACACCATGATTTCCCAAGAATTCCTGGAAACAAGCTTCACAAGGTGAAGGAGATTGCTCCAGAGTTTTATGATAATTTAGCGTCCTACAGATCTTGGAGCCAGATCATTTACATGTACATTATGGATCGAACAGTTGGACCTTTTAGCCGAATGAAGAGAAAATCCAGTAAAGCCGAATAG
- the LOC100795029 gene encoding allantoinase, with the protein MDQLLWRVLPLLTILVSFGVFFYLQDSYTAQFYALIKLPRDKCSLLPHRHFWISSKRIVTPQGIISGSVEINDGKIISVVEGHANQGKPKQEEVIDYGDAVIMPGLIDVHVHLDEPGRTEWEGFDTGTRAAAAGGVTTVVDMPLNNYPTTVSKEKLKLKLDAAEDKIYVDVGFWGGLIPENALNTSILEGLLSAGVLGMKSFMCPSGINDFPMTTIDHIKAGLPVLAKYKRPIVVHAEVQQDFENHLELNEDNLDPRAYLTYLNARPPSWEEAAIKQLVGVTKDTRKGGPLEGAHVHIVHLSDSSASLDLIKEAKSRGDSISVETCPHYLAFSSEEIPNGDTRFKCSPPIRDAYNREKLWGAVLEGHIDLLSSDHSPTVPELKLMEEGDFLKAWGGISSLQFNLPVTWSYGKKYGLTLEQLSLLWSKKPATLAGLESKGAIAVGNHADIVVWQPELEFDLDDDYPVFIKHSELSAYMGRRLSGKVLETFVRGNLVFKDGKHAPAPCGVQILAK; encoded by the exons ATGGATCAGCTGTTGTGGAGGGTGTTGCCTTTGCTAACAATCCTTGTCTCCTTTGGAGTGTTCTTCTACTTGCAGGATTCTTACACAGCACAGTTTTATGCTCTCATAAAG TTACCACGGGATAAGTGCAGCCTTCTTCCCCATCGCCACTTCTGGATATCCAGCAAACGCATTGTGACCCCACAAGGGATCATTTCTGGTTCAG TGGAGATAAATGATGGGAAAATAATATCTGTTGTCGAGGGACATGCTAACCAGGGGAAGCCTAAGCAAGAAGAAGTAATTGATTATGGAGATGCTGTTATCATGCCTGGCTTGATTGATGT GCACGTACATCTTGATGAGCCAGGAAGAACTGAGTGGGAAGGATTTGATACTGGTACCAGAGCTGCTGCTGCTG GTGGCGTAACCACAGTGGTTGACATGCCTCTGAACAATTATCCTACAACCGTGTCAAAGGAAAAACTAAAACTTAAG CTTGATGCTGCAGAGGATAAAATCTATGTTGATGTTG GATTTTGGGGAGGCCTAATCCCTGAAAATGCACTTAATACAAGTATTCTTGAGGGGCTCTTAAGTGCTGGTGTTCTTGGTATGAAG TCTTTTATGTGTCCTTCAGGAATAAATGACTTCCCTATGACTACTATTGACCATATCAAG GCGGGATTGCCTGTGTTAGCAAAATATAAAAGGCCgatagttgtgcatgctgaggTTCAACAagattttgaaaaccatttggAGCTTAATGAGGATAACCTTGATCCACGTGCTTACTTGACCTATCTCAATGCCAGGCCACCTTCATG GGAGGAGGCAGCCATTAAACAACTTGTAGGTGTTACGAAGGACACAAGAAAAGGTGGTCCTTTAGAAGGAGCTCATGTTCACATTGTTCACTTGTCTGATTCAAGTGCTTCCTTGGATCTGATTAAG GAAGCAAAAAGTCGTGGTGACAGCATAAGTGTTGAGACTTGTCCCCATTACTTAGCTTTCTCATCTGAAGAGATACCAAATGGAGATACTCGTTTTAAGTGTTCCCCGCCCATTCGTGATGCTTATAACAGAGAAAAATTATGGGGGGCTGTATTA GAGGGACACATTGACCTATTAAGTTCTGATCATTCACCAACTGTTCCTGAACTCAAGCTTATGGAGGAAGGTGACTTCTTAAAGGCTTGGGGGGGCATATCTTCTTTGCAG TTTAATCTTCCAGTGACGTGGTCATATGGTAAGAAATATGGACTAACTCTGGAACAATTGTCGTTATTGTGGAGCAAGAAACCTGCAACATTGGCGGGGTTAGAATCAAAG GGGGCCATTGCAGTTGGAAACCATGCAGATATTGTAGTTTGGCAACCAGAGCTGGAGTTTGACCTGGATGATGATTATCCTGTTTTCATCAAACATTCT
- the LOC100789769 gene encoding RING Zn-finger domain-containing protein — MYIASMGRSFKDSLKLLEADIHHANTLASDFPREYDGACLQMRMSYSPAAHLFLFLVQWTDCNLAGALGLLRILIYKVYADGTTTMSTHERKASIREFYAVIYPSLLQLQKGVTDTEDTKQKAVCMERYRKRDDEEHRQPSDIDIEREEECGICMEMNSKIVLPDCNHVMCLKCYHEWRTRSQSCPFCRDNLKRVNSGDLWVFTDNRDVVDMATVTRENLRRLFMYIDKLPLVIPDFLFDTYDSHLR; from the exons ATGTACATAGCTTCCATGGGAAGGTCTTTCAAGGACTCCTTGAAACTGCTTGAAGCTGATATTCACCATGCCAATACCCT GGCGTCAGATTTTCCAAGGGAATATGATGGTGCGTGCCTTCAGATGAGAATGTCATATAGTCCAGCAGCACACCTGTTTCTCTTTTTGGTGCAATGGACAGACTGCAATCTTGCCGGAGCCCTTGGACTGTTAAGAATCCTAATATACAAG GTGTATGCGGATGGGACAACTACCATGTCTACCCATGAAAGAAAAGCAAGTATCAGGGAATTCTATG CGGTCATATATCCCTCTTTATTGCAACTGCAAAAAGGTGTAACAGATACAGAGGATACAAAACAGAAGGCTGTATGCATGGAGAGGTATCGCAAGAGAGATGATGAGGAGCACAGACAACCTTCAGACATAGACattgaaagagaagaagaatgtggAATATGCATGGAGATGAATAGTAAGATTGTGTTGCCCGACTGCAACCATGTCATGTGCCTGAAATGTTATCACGAATG GAGGACAAGATCACAATCATGCCCTTTTTGCCGCGACAATCTTAAGAGAGTAAACTCGGGTGATCTCTGGGTGTTCACTGACAATAGGGATGTAGTAGACATGGCAACAGTGACAAGGGAGAATCTTAGAAGGCTTTTCATGTACATAGATAAGTTGCCTTTGGTCATTCCAGACTTTCTCTTTGACACATATGACTCTCACCTAAGATGA